One Nymphaea colorata isolate Beijing-Zhang1983 chromosome 12, ASM883128v2, whole genome shotgun sequence genomic window, AAGACTACCATATATATCCTGATATGGCTGCATACCACAGCATTTCTGTGACTCTCGGGCAAGCTGGTCTGATAATAGAGTTACTGCATGTAATTGATTGCATGAGGAAACGACCCTcaaaattattacaaaaaatgCACTGGAATCATTGTTTGGAACCTGATGTGGTGGTCTACAACTCAGTAAGTATTAGTGATGTTTATTGTCTGGGTAGGCCGTAAACTCATAATCCAAGAATGAGGTAGGTGCAACACCAGCAAACCTGATGAGTACTTAAGGCCTAAGGGCATCACTATTTACATGGTGTTGGGTCCTGGGTTAGTTTTGGCATTTGTAGTGCCTTTTTAAGCTGGCATCTGCCTGGACTTACTGGACAGTGGCTGAAAGACCAACCAAATTCATCTTAGGTTCGAGCAGCTGAGTGGATAGGCATTTAAcctattgttttcattttttatttctaggtGTTAAATGCTTGTGCCACTCATAAGCAGTGGAAAGGAGCACTGTGGGTGTTTGAAAAGCTCAAGCATAATGGCCTAAAACCTTCTTCAGCAACTTATGGCCTTGCAATGGAGGTAATATTCTCATAGCTTGTTTCTGAACAGTAAGTTTGTATGGTTGGACCATTGGaccttcttttgaattttgaaaacaagGGAAGCACAAGGTGGTTGGGGATGGAATGATAATCTGTTCGAGCCATATTGCCAGAAGAGAGTTTGAAGCAATGAGGATGCTATAATGTATTAGGATTTCTATAATCCATTAAACAGTCTTCTTCTTCACCACCAATGTGATAGTTAGGAACCATAAACATACAACTTAAGGCTTAAACAGGAAGAAGGTTGGCAAAGACAGTTCTTAATTTATAAAATCTGAGGCAAAATTCTGTGTTGTAAtgcctttatttattttttttgttattcttttcttttttggagtCAAGATGAACCGTGTGAACTATAGTTCATATATGGCAGCGTGGAGGCTGAAGGTGTAGGATGAATTTCGTCAAATTTGAGTATGAAGTTTTTCTCACCCTTCCAATttaaatgcaaagaaaatgtcCACTACTATTCTCAAATTCCAGATCAAGCTCAAAGTGGAGGCTTGAATATGACCACTATGTTTCGTTAAACCTTGGAATGGGATGTCATGGAAGACTGTAACTGGTGGCAGCCTTTTTCATCTCTCAAAAGTATTGCTACAGTTATAATTAAATCACGAGAAACTACTAATTGCAGCTGGGGGAAATGATCTGG contains:
- the LOC126410584 gene encoding pentatricopeptide repeat-containing protein At5g67570, chloroplastic-like, translated to MFFLFHLHYHIILCGRYVYTKLLAIFGKARRHVEALNIFKAMQEDYHIYPDMAAYHSISVTLGQAGLIIELLHVIDCMRKRPSKLLQKMHWNHCLEPDVVVYNSVLNACATHKQWKGALWVFEKLKHNGLKPSSATYGLAMEVISI